From one Caldithrix abyssi DSM 13497 genomic stretch:
- a CDS encoding sodium/sugar symporter yields the protein MRFAVMDYVIFLGYIIGIVFLGLWVSRTKKGHEKNSEDYFLASKALPWWAIGSSLIAANISAEQFIGMSGSGFAIGLAIASYEWMAAITLIIVGKFFLPIFIEKELYTIPEFIEKRFSTNLKTILAIFWIALFIFVNLTSVLFLGGKAIDTILGNGDGSLIIYAILGLAFIAAAYSLYGGLSAVAWTDVLQVALLVVGGLITTILALNHVTPEGGVFRGLAHIYETAGDKFHMILSRDNPEFFNLPGIAVLIGGMWVANLYYWGFNQYIIQRALAAKSLKEAQRGLAFAGFLKLIIPLFVVIPGIIAYVMFTQPEGTALIPGVKEAFLKPDGAINFDKAYPWLISVFIPTGLKGLVLAALTAAIVSSLASMLNSTSTIFTMDIYKPYINKNATEKQIVFIGRLTAAAALVVAIIMAPVMGNIPQMFQYIQEYTGLVSPGILAVFLMGLFWKKTTNKGAIIGVISSIVVALFLKTPAVDLPWMDQMFYTLFITMAIIVGVSLTTSPDVDDPKGIPLTAATFKTDSAFNISAYAIMIILAVLYTVFW from the coding sequence ATGCGATTTGCTGTAATGGATTACGTGATTTTTTTGGGGTACATTATTGGAATTGTGTTCCTGGGGTTATGGGTATCCAGAACCAAAAAAGGGCATGAAAAGAATTCGGAAGATTACTTTCTGGCCAGTAAGGCTCTGCCCTGGTGGGCCATCGGTTCGTCGCTGATTGCGGCCAATATTTCGGCGGAGCAATTTATCGGCATGTCCGGCTCCGGGTTTGCCATTGGTCTGGCCATCGCCTCTTACGAATGGATGGCGGCCATTACGCTGATTATTGTCGGTAAATTTTTTCTGCCCATCTTTATTGAAAAAGAGCTCTATACCATTCCGGAATTTATTGAAAAACGATTCAGCACAAACCTCAAAACCATCCTGGCCATTTTCTGGATCGCCCTGTTCATCTTTGTTAATCTGACTTCTGTTCTGTTTTTAGGCGGCAAAGCCATCGATACCATCCTCGGAAACGGGGACGGCAGTCTGATCATCTATGCCATTTTAGGCCTGGCCTTTATTGCCGCGGCCTATTCGCTGTATGGCGGCCTTTCTGCGGTGGCCTGGACCGATGTGCTGCAGGTGGCGCTGCTGGTCGTTGGCGGTTTGATCACCACCATTCTGGCTTTAAACCATGTAACGCCAGAAGGCGGCGTTTTTCGCGGACTGGCCCATATTTACGAAACGGCCGGCGATAAATTCCACATGATCCTCAGCCGTGATAATCCCGAGTTTTTTAATTTACCGGGAATTGCCGTGTTAATCGGCGGCATGTGGGTGGCCAATTTATACTACTGGGGATTTAACCAGTACATCATCCAGAGAGCGCTGGCCGCCAAATCGTTAAAAGAAGCGCAGCGTGGGCTGGCCTTTGCCGGATTTTTAAAATTAATCATTCCTCTGTTTGTCGTTATTCCTGGCATCATTGCTTATGTCATGTTCACCCAGCCCGAAGGTACGGCGCTGATTCCCGGCGTAAAAGAAGCCTTTTTAAAACCCGACGGCGCCATTAATTTTGATAAAGCCTATCCCTGGTTGATCAGTGTGTTTATCCCCACCGGTTTAAAAGGATTGGTTCTGGCGGCCCTGACGGCGGCCATTGTTTCTTCGCTGGCATCCATGCTTAATTCGACTTCTACCATTTTTACCATGGATATTTATAAGCCCTATATCAATAAAAACGCCACGGAAAAACAAATTGTTTTTATCGGAAGATTAACCGCCGCTGCGGCACTGGTGGTGGCCATTATTATGGCGCCGGTGATGGGCAATATCCCGCAAATGTTTCAGTATATTCAAGAATACACCGGCCTGGTCAGCCCCGGTATTTTAGCGGTGTTTTTGATGGGTTTATTCTGGAAGAAAACGACCAATAAAGGCGCCATTATCGGCGTTATTTCATCTATTGTTGTGGCATTGTTCTTAAAAACGCCGGCGGTGGATCTGCCCTGGATGGATCAGATGTTTTATACTTTATTTATTACCATGGCCATCATTGTGGGCGTTAGTTTAACCACCTCGCCCGATGTGGACGATCCCAAAGGCATTCCGCTGACGGCAGCCACCTTCAAAACCGATTCGGCCTTTAACATCAGCGCTTACGCCATCATGATTATTCTGGCCGTTTTGTACACGGTTTTCTGGTAA
- a CDS encoding aldose epimerase family protein, which produces MRNTTTILCWIILIVSFLTLGSCKKHDKEIHKLDVKKENWGRTKDGQEIYLYTLSNIHGMQIKIINYGAIVQSLFVPDKSGKYEDVVLGYDRLDDYLKDSPYFGAIVGRYGNRIARGRFTLDGVQYQLATNNGPNHLHGGIKGFDKVVWNAEPIHEKDKVRLKLTYLSPDGEEGYPGNLKVAVIYSLTNHNELEIEYFAQTDKATPVNLTHHGYFNLTGHCKRDILEHQLWINADYFTPVDSTLIPTGELRPVEGTPFDFRQPTAIGARINDPDEQLKYGRGYDHNWVLNQADGTLKLQAALYDPQSGRYMQIYTDQPGLQFYSGNFLDGSIVGKGGVVYKHRYGLCLETQHFPDSPNHPEFPSTILRPGEQYHTKTIYKFSIK; this is translated from the coding sequence ATGAGAAATACAACGACTATTCTTTGTTGGATAATATTGATCGTTTCCTTTTTAACTTTAGGTAGTTGTAAAAAACACGATAAGGAGATTCACAAATTGGATGTAAAAAAGGAAAATTGGGGCCGGACAAAGGATGGACAGGAAATTTATCTTTATACGCTTTCAAATATTCACGGAATGCAGATAAAAATCATCAACTATGGCGCCATTGTACAGTCTTTATTTGTACCAGATAAAAGCGGCAAGTACGAAGATGTGGTGCTGGGCTACGACAGACTCGACGATTACCTGAAAGATTCGCCCTATTTCGGAGCCATTGTGGGACGCTACGGAAACCGCATTGCCAGAGGCAGATTTACCCTGGACGGCGTGCAATACCAGCTGGCCACCAACAACGGCCCCAACCATTTACATGGCGGAATAAAGGGATTTGATAAAGTGGTCTGGAACGCCGAACCAATTCATGAAAAAGACAAAGTGCGTTTAAAACTAACATATTTAAGCCCGGATGGCGAAGAGGGATACCCGGGCAATTTAAAAGTTGCGGTGATTTATTCTTTAACCAACCATAATGAACTGGAAATCGAATATTTCGCCCAAACCGATAAGGCCACGCCAGTCAATTTAACGCACCACGGTTATTTCAACTTAACCGGCCATTGCAAAAGAGACATTCTGGAACATCAATTGTGGATTAATGCCGATTATTTTACGCCGGTGGACAGTACGTTGATTCCCACCGGCGAGCTGCGTCCGGTGGAAGGAACGCCGTTCGATTTTCGTCAGCCCACGGCCATCGGCGCGCGGATTAACGATCCCGACGAACAATTAAAATACGGCCGGGGCTACGATCACAACTGGGTATTAAACCAGGCAGATGGAACCTTAAAGCTTCAGGCCGCCCTCTACGATCCGCAAAGCGGGCGTTACATGCAAATTTACACCGACCAGCCCGGCCTGCAGTTTTATTCGGGCAATTTTCTGGATGGCAGTATTGTGGGAAAAGGCGGGGTAGTGTACAAACATCGCTACGGCTTGTGTCTTGAAACCCAGCACTTTCCCGATTCGCCCAACCATCCTGAGTTCCCTTCTACCATTTTAAGACCCGGGGAACAGTATCATACAAAAACCATTTACAAATTTTCGATAAAATAA
- the secD gene encoding protein translocase subunit SecD: MKSKTRNRFIIVAAVLLLAAYFLYPTFKFSMMSEAEKEKLKIENQKEYFELKSKTINLGLDLQGGMHVVLEVDVKELLKRLAKNVDDVFTTTLLETEKRVEKSDEDFLAVFDELLQEKGGNITRYYYSPDHRTRDEVLKYLRKQIDESVDRALEILRNRVDEFGVSEPTIQKVGDRRIIVELAGVTDPTRVRKLIGRTALLEFRLLEDNMVSSRVAEKINNFIQSKINPYDTTAASVEQQDTTGAKDEAISLDKMFAADSEQKKTEAVAQQDSNAYLFEEGLFFLNPRDKQTFLVPTDKQFKFQKILQMPEVQRIIAEEATGAEFLWGSKPVYNGQYIPLYLVRKNIELSGESITDANPQRSHDPSSFGQYEVSLTLNDAGARTFARVTGANVGKRLAIVLDNKVYLAPEIRVKITNGRAVITGLDNIEEAQDLSIVLKAGALPAPVKFMEERTVGPSLGQDSINAGTFSAFMGLVIVMIFMIIYYKLSGLIADLALVLNIVFIMAVMAYFHATLTLPGIAGIILTIGMAVDANVLIFERVREELEKGKTIRASIDVGYGKAFITIVDANVTTFIAALVLYTYGSGPIQGFALTLMIGILSSLFTAIVVTRVIFDYVLETRPVKRLSI; this comes from the coding sequence ATGAAGAGCAAGACACGAAACCGGTTTATTATTGTTGCAGCTGTTTTATTACTTGCCGCATATTTTCTCTATCCAACTTTTAAATTCAGTATGATGAGCGAGGCCGAAAAAGAGAAGCTTAAAATAGAAAATCAAAAAGAGTATTTTGAGCTCAAGTCTAAAACCATCAATCTGGGCCTCGATTTGCAGGGCGGCATGCATGTGGTTCTGGAAGTGGATGTGAAAGAGCTGCTGAAACGTCTGGCCAAGAATGTGGACGACGTGTTTACAACGACGCTTCTCGAAACCGAAAAGCGCGTTGAAAAAAGCGATGAAGATTTTTTAGCCGTTTTTGACGAGCTTCTGCAAGAAAAGGGCGGGAACATCACGCGTTATTATTACAGCCCGGATCATCGCACCAGAGACGAAGTGTTGAAGTATTTGCGTAAACAGATTGATGAATCGGTTGACCGCGCTCTGGAGATTCTGCGTAATCGTGTGGATGAATTTGGCGTGAGCGAGCCGACCATCCAGAAAGTCGGCGATCGACGCATTATTGTGGAGCTGGCCGGCGTTACCGATCCCACGCGTGTCCGTAAACTAATTGGCCGTACGGCGCTGCTGGAATTCCGCCTTTTAGAAGACAATATGGTAAGTTCCCGCGTGGCCGAAAAAATCAATAATTTCATTCAATCCAAAATTAATCCTTACGATACCACCGCAGCCAGCGTGGAGCAGCAAGACACCACCGGGGCAAAAGATGAGGCGATTTCTTTGGACAAGATGTTTGCCGCCGATTCCGAACAAAAGAAAACAGAAGCGGTTGCCCAACAGGATTCGAATGCCTACCTGTTTGAAGAAGGCCTGTTTTTCTTGAATCCGCGAGATAAACAGACGTTTCTGGTTCCGACTGACAAACAATTTAAATTTCAGAAAATTCTTCAAATGCCGGAAGTACAAAGGATTATTGCGGAAGAGGCCACAGGCGCCGAGTTTTTATGGGGTTCCAAACCGGTTTATAACGGCCAGTACATTCCTTTATACCTGGTGCGTAAAAATATTGAGCTTTCCGGCGAGTCGATTACCGACGCCAATCCTCAACGAAGCCATGATCCCTCTTCATTTGGTCAGTATGAGGTATCTTTAACTTTGAACGATGCCGGCGCCCGCACTTTTGCTCGTGTTACAGGCGCCAATGTCGGCAAACGCCTGGCCATAGTTCTTGACAACAAAGTGTATCTGGCTCCGGAAATACGAGTAAAAATTACCAACGGTCGCGCCGTGATTACCGGCCTGGATAATATTGAAGAAGCGCAGGATTTAAGTATTGTTCTTAAAGCGGGCGCTCTGCCGGCTCCGGTGAAATTTATGGAAGAACGGACTGTTGGCCCTTCGCTGGGGCAGGATTCTATTAACGCCGGTACGTTTTCGGCATTTATGGGTCTTGTGATTGTTATGATTTTTATGATTATTTATTACAAATTATCAGGCCTGATTGCCGATCTGGCGCTGGTCCTGAACATCGTTTTTATCATGGCGGTTATGGCTTATTTCCACGCCACTTTAACGCTGCCTGGCATTGCCGGTATTATTTTAACCATCGGTATGGCTGTAGATGCCAACGTGTTAATATTTGAAAGAGTTCGCGAAGAATTGGAAAAAGGAAAAACCATCAGGGCTTCCATTGATGTGGGATATGGGAAAGCGTTTATTACGATTGTGGATGCCAACGTAACCACTTTTATCGCAGCGCTGGTATTGTACACGTATGGCTCCGGTCCGATTCAGGGCTTTGCCCTGACATTAATGATCGGTATTCTCTCCAGTCTGTTTACAGCCATCGTGGTCACGCGTGTGATTTTCGATTATGTACTGGAAACGCGTCCTGTAAAACGCTTAAGTATTTAA
- a CDS encoding putative Ig domain-containing protein, with product MRDAKKIFSLVFLFLFPVLTYGQSPTQDAIQINSGWKFLPKDDLAFARPDYDDSNWKNIRVDKSWDKQGYQTKAGFGWYRIKVIIPSSLKENAFLKDSLIFNLGKIDDFDQVFLNGALIGENGKNVGPNVKAQDSFKDLENSFWNVERHYSLAVDDARIQWDRENVLAIRVYNWGGPGGIYSGNLSISMPYIGQYLRVELNKGLFTVQNQKMNKKIALHNTAGKYPIKGTLQITATDNIASKELFSKSYSLDLKPKGRMEITFDFPEIKRSTTIHYVVRFENSDRPLVFKEGAPYILTPPEKPQPQINYPRVYGQRTGKPFLFRIPVSGQRPIRITARGLPSGLTLDVQSGIISGKVDQQGVYHVKITARNALGEDRATLKIVIGNQIALTPPMGWNSWNVWGLSVTQERVYAAARAFVEKGLVNHGWQFVNIDDGWEIIGSSDEAKRHPNGEIRTNKKFPDIKRLADDIHALGLKLGIYSSPGPLTCGGYTASYGYEELDAQTFARWGVDFLKYDLCSYRKMMKDLHSAEELIPPYKKMNQALQKVDRDIVYSICEYGLGKVWEWGARVGGNLWRTTGDIWDDWERMASIGFNQEQAAPYAGPGHWNDPDMLVVGWVGWGDQLHYTKLTPDEQYTHISLWALLSAPLLLGCDLQRLDDFTLNLLTNDEVLAVNQDPLGKQAVPIIKAGDIHVYKKELADGNVAIGIFNLGKETKTYSLNLRTAGVEPPCKIRDLWRQKDLGSFKSTFDTIIPEHGVTLVKIFKEE from the coding sequence GTGAGAGACGCTAAAAAAATATTCAGTTTAGTTTTTCTCTTTTTATTCCCTGTATTAACGTACGGGCAAAGTCCAACGCAGGACGCTATTCAAATTAATAGCGGCTGGAAGTTTCTTCCCAAAGACGATCTGGCCTTTGCCAGGCCAGATTACGATGATTCTAACTGGAAAAATATTCGTGTTGATAAAAGCTGGGATAAACAGGGCTATCAAACCAAAGCGGGCTTTGGCTGGTATCGCATCAAAGTGATCATTCCATCTTCGCTTAAAGAAAACGCCTTTTTGAAAGACAGCCTCATTTTTAATCTGGGAAAGATCGATGATTTTGACCAGGTTTTTTTAAACGGCGCTTTGATCGGCGAAAATGGCAAAAATGTAGGGCCGAATGTCAAAGCGCAAGACTCTTTTAAAGATCTGGAAAATTCTTTCTGGAATGTGGAACGGCATTATTCTTTGGCGGTGGACGACGCGCGGATTCAGTGGGACAGGGAAAACGTGCTGGCCATCCGCGTGTACAACTGGGGCGGGCCGGGAGGAATCTACTCAGGCAATCTGTCGATTTCCATGCCGTACATCGGCCAGTATCTGCGTGTTGAGCTGAATAAGGGGCTCTTTACTGTGCAGAATCAAAAAATGAACAAGAAGATTGCTCTGCACAATACGGCCGGAAAATATCCGATAAAGGGAACGCTGCAAATAACCGCGACTGACAATATTGCAAGCAAGGAGCTTTTTTCTAAAAGCTATTCTCTGGATTTAAAACCCAAAGGTCGTATGGAAATTACTTTTGACTTTCCGGAAATTAAACGCTCCACAACCATTCATTATGTCGTCCGTTTTGAAAACAGCGACCGGCCCTTAGTATTTAAGGAAGGGGCGCCTTACATTTTAACGCCGCCGGAAAAGCCTCAACCGCAAATTAATTATCCTCGTGTTTACGGTCAGCGCACTGGCAAGCCCTTTTTGTTTCGCATTCCTGTGAGCGGCCAACGTCCCATACGCATCACGGCCCGGGGACTGCCCTCCGGATTAACACTCGACGTGCAAAGCGGCATCATTTCGGGTAAAGTCGATCAACAAGGCGTTTATCACGTAAAAATTACGGCGCGTAATGCTCTTGGCGAAGACAGGGCAACTTTAAAGATTGTAATCGGCAATCAAATTGCATTAACCCCGCCCATGGGCTGGAACAGCTGGAACGTGTGGGGGTTAAGCGTAACTCAGGAGCGCGTTTATGCCGCGGCCAGGGCCTTTGTGGAAAAAGGACTGGTCAATCATGGCTGGCAGTTTGTCAATATTGACGACGGCTGGGAGATTATCGGCAGTTCCGATGAAGCCAAACGCCATCCCAATGGAGAAATCCGCACCAATAAAAAATTTCCGGACATCAAAAGGCTGGCTGATGATATTCATGCCCTGGGCTTAAAATTGGGCATTTACTCCTCGCCAGGCCCTTTGACCTGCGGCGGCTACACCGCCAGTTACGGTTACGAAGAGCTGGACGCCCAAACCTTTGCTCGATGGGGCGTGGACTTTCTTAAATACGATCTGTGTTCCTATCGCAAGATGATGAAGGATTTGCATTCCGCAGAGGAATTGATCCCTCCCTACAAAAAGATGAATCAGGCCCTGCAGAAAGTTGACAGAGATATTGTTTATTCCATCTGTGAATATGGTCTGGGCAAAGTGTGGGAGTGGGGCGCCCGGGTTGGCGGCAATTTGTGGCGCACAACGGGCGATATCTGGGATGACTGGGAACGTATGGCATCCATCGGTTTTAATCAAGAGCAGGCGGCGCCCTATGCCGGGCCCGGACACTGGAACGATCCGGACATGCTGGTGGTCGGTTGGGTTGGCTGGGGCGATCAGTTGCATTACACAAAATTAACGCCCGATGAACAATACACGCATATCAGTCTCTGGGCTCTGCTCTCTGCGCCGCTATTACTCGGCTGCGATTTGCAGCGGCTGGATGATTTTACGCTTAATCTGCTGACCAACGACGAAGTGCTGGCCGTCAATCAGGACCCGCTGGGCAAGCAGGCGGTTCCCATCATCAAAGCGGGCGATATTCATGTTTACAAAAAGGAATTGGCCGATGGCAATGTGGCCATTGGAATTTTTAATCTCGGTAAGGAGACTAAAACCTATTCGTTGAATCTCAGAACAGCGGGCGTTGAACCGCCCTGTAAGATACGAGATTTGTGGCGGCAAAAAGATCTTGGCAGCTTCAAATCTACCTTTGACACGATCATACCGGAACATGGCGTAACCCTGGTAAAAATATTTAAAGAAGAATAG
- a CDS encoding galactokinase, with the protein MLDLKKQLPLLYGKNRDELIYQETRYQKLAQLFRKQFNEAPRHWFSTPGRTELGGNHTDHNHGRVLAASVHLDAIAAVNPSDDQQVTLFSEGYDQPFVIDLNNLNKVEDEVGTTSALLRGIAFRMRELGYRIGGFKACVASNVMPGSGLSSSATIEVLIGTIFNHLYNNGQIAAEEVAKIGQFAENVYFDKPCGLMDQMACATGGIIYIDFKEPQRPTFQKIDFDFERYDYRLLVVNTGGSHADLTADYASIPHEMRQVASALGQKVCREVDEDTFFRALPQLRKKVGDRAVLRAFHFIRENQRVLEQVKALHDKDFDLFLKLMNESGNSSFKWLQNIFTSQQINEQNLTLALALTEDYLAKVGRGACRVHGGGFAGTIQALLPVQALDDYIDKMEYVFGKNSVSLLKIRSIGTQYLNLLME; encoded by the coding sequence ATGCTCGATTTAAAAAAGCAACTGCCGCTTCTTTATGGCAAAAACCGGGATGAACTAATATACCAGGAAACACGCTACCAGAAATTGGCTCAACTGTTCCGCAAGCAGTTTAATGAGGCGCCTCGGCACTGGTTCAGCACGCCGGGTAGAACGGAACTGGGAGGCAACCACACCGATCACAATCATGGACGGGTGCTGGCTGCCAGCGTGCACCTGGATGCCATCGCCGCCGTCAATCCCAGCGATGATCAGCAAGTGACCCTATTTTCCGAAGGTTATGACCAACCATTCGTAATCGATTTAAACAACCTTAATAAAGTTGAAGACGAAGTCGGCACCACTTCGGCGCTTTTGCGCGGCATTGCCTTTCGCATGCGAGAGCTGGGCTATCGAATCGGCGGTTTTAAGGCCTGCGTTGCCAGCAATGTTATGCCTGGCTCCGGTCTGAGTTCCTCGGCCACCATCGAAGTTTTGATTGGCACCATTTTTAACCATCTTTACAATAACGGCCAAATCGCCGCAGAAGAGGTGGCCAAAATCGGCCAGTTTGCCGAAAATGTGTACTTTGATAAGCCCTGCGGTTTAATGGATCAAATGGCCTGCGCCACCGGCGGCATCATCTACATCGATTTTAAGGAACCGCAGCGCCCTACCTTTCAAAAAATTGATTTCGATTTTGAACGGTACGATTATCGTTTGCTGGTGGTCAATACCGGCGGCAGTCATGCGGACCTTACTGCAGATTACGCTTCCATTCCCCACGAGATGAGACAGGTAGCCAGCGCGCTGGGCCAAAAGGTCTGCCGTGAAGTGGACGAAGACACCTTTTTCCGCGCTTTGCCCCAATTACGCAAAAAAGTCGGCGACCGTGCCGTTTTGCGCGCTTTCCATTTCATCCGCGAAAATCAACGCGTTTTAGAACAGGTAAAGGCTCTGCACGACAAAGACTTTGATCTGTTTCTGAAATTAATGAATGAATCCGGTAATTCATCTTTTAAATGGTTGCAAAATATTTTTACGTCCCAACAAATTAACGAGCAAAATCTGACCCTGGCCCTGGCGTTGACAGAAGACTATCTGGCTAAAGTCGGGCGCGGCGCCTGTCGCGTTCATGGCGGCGGATTTGCAGGCACCATTCAGGCCCTGCTACCCGTACAGGCCCTGGATGATTATATTGATAAAATGGAATATGTCTTTGGCAAGAACAGCGTGTCGCTTTTAAAAATCCGCTCGATTGGCACCCAGTATCTCAACCTCCTGATGGAATGA